Within the Fusarium keratoplasticum isolate Fu6.1 chromosome 1, whole genome shotgun sequence genome, the region GATTTAACTTACTCGCTTGTGCCAAGTTTGCTCTTCGTCCGGTTGGCTGAGGAGCAAGCTTCTTAGGCTCATTTGATACACCAAAGCGGACTGGGGGTGGTGGGCCGGTCTGCTGCGGCACCAGGGGCTGGGGGGTCATCGTGTTGTTCATCGTGTTGTTCATACCGCCCATACCAGTAACTTGGGGTGGCAGGCCAGGCATACCCGTTCGCTGGGGCTCGAGGGCCGGTGGCAGGTAGCTGTTGATGCCTCCAGGAGGGGCTCCGTACATAGACTGTGTGGCCGAAAACGATGGCTGGAAGCCTGTGGGCTGAGCCTGCATCGGTTGGAATTGGTTCGGCGCCTGCATTCCGGTCATCATTGGCTGCATGAATTGGCCGGCACCGGTAGGGAAGGGCATCATGGGCTGAGGGCCCTGTGGTCCAGGAAATCCGGTCATGGCAGGCTGCATCTGAGCAGTGTATTGCTGCTGCAGACGAGCTTGGGTTATCTCGTTCAGGCTCTGGCCAGGGAGTGCCACCTGCCCCTGCAACGCGCCCGTCATCTGGGGTACCATCGGTGGGGGAGCAAATCCGCTCGGTTGAGCTGTTTGCGGAGCCGACAGAGGCCTTtgaggtggtggaggcaCAAGGGATGCCTGGTTCACTGATGCCTGTGGTGGAGCAGGACGTTGTCGTGCTTGTGCGACTGACGTGAAGAAGGACGGGGTGGCGCCGCCGAGGGGTTGCGTCGTAGGCACCGACGCTGCTGTTTGCTCAGGAGCAACTTCGACCTTGGGGGCTGGAGGGGTGGGCTCAGTCTTTGTAGGCTCAAGCGGTGCTGACAAGAGCGACAACTCCTTCATGGATCCCGTCAAAGCCtgtgttggaggaggagaggctggcgATGGTTCCGGGGCAGGCTTCGGGGCGGACTCGGCTGGGGGTTGCGGCTGTGATTGCGGTGGTGGCTGTTGCTTACTGGGCTTGACGTCCCAAGCATCATCGTCAAATCCTGAAGAAGCCGCCTGGCGAGGTTCGGGGCTCTTGTTCGCTGGGCTAGTCTGTATTGGCGACTTCGCATCCTCgtcagcagccttggagccGTCTGACTTGGAGAAAGCGCTAGCATCAACGACATCGCTTGTCTGAACCGCCGGCGCAGGTCGACCCTTGCGAGTGTTGTTTCGTAGTGCACCACCAGGTCCAGAGAACAAACCCCCAGAAGCACCTTCGCCATCTCCCTCCGCAAAACTAACACCTCTCTTCCCGCCACGCGTACGGCCATACTTGGTGTCCAGGTGGCGCATGACTTTGATGATGTCGCCTTCGCGGAGGCCAAGAGCTCGGAGGGTGCTTGCATCGACATCGGACAAAACGCTCTCATCCATGGAATCTTTGATGAATGCCTGAGCGTAGCGCTCACACAATCCTACCGCAACCTCGCAGGACAAGAAAAACTGGAACCAGTCGTAGTCGGACTTGTTTTTCTCGATGGTCACACCGGCAGTGGTGCTAGATTCGGAGgacttcttctcggcggtCCTAGCTCGCTTGACATCTGCCAGTGGCTTATCGTCTTCCAAAGAGATGCCTGTCAAGTTTTCAACGTACTCAAGGTCTTCACGAGACATCTTGCTGATGGGAACAGCAATCTTGACACCGTTCATCTTGTGCAGGTGAATCTTGCCGTCCTTAAGGCCCAGGAACTGGGCTTCAACACTGAAGGATCGGGATCGATCTGTCCAGGTCCGCACCTTGGACGAGTCTGGCTCTGGGAGGTTTAGAGTCAGCATTTGATGGAATCCATACTGCGCAAATAGGGGGTAACACGGGCAAAAGGGCGGCAGAAAGGACACTCACTAGGCTTGGAccgtggctggctgctgccaTCGCTTCGTCCATTTTCTCGACGGCTCCGCTGTTGTCCCGAATTACTACCATTCTCTCTCGCCATGAGGCTACTGCCTCGTTTGGGAAGAGGCATTCCCGGCCCTACCTGCTGAGGTTCTTTGCtcgccttgatggcctccttAGTCAATCGAATTTCTTCGAGGCGGTTTTGCTCGACGAGCGACTTGGCAGAGTTGATGCCGGcggacgatgacgagataGTACCGGTAATCTCGATATAGCTGCTTGGGACGACGCCTTCCTTGCCATTCTTAAGGCGGCGAACTTGCCACCACTCTTcgctcttggtgttgtcaaGGATAATAACCTCATCGCCTACGGCGACAGTTACCTCATCGTCTCCTTGGGCCATGAAGTCGTAGAGAACCTGACCCTTCTTTTGGCCACCACCACTGCTTCCCTGCGTGCCCGCCATGATCACCTCCCGGAGTCCTTCGGCACGTACAGCTCCGGCCAACTCACCCAATGCGCTGACAATCTCCTCGGCAGTGTCCTTGGCTCCTGCGTGGAAATCGACGCTCTTGCTTGGGCGGACGAGTTCCATGAAGACATGCTTCCCCTCCCGTGAATAATGCGTCATCCGGTCCGCAGTCCACTCCTGTGAAGGTCCGTCTGAAGCATGCTCGGGTGCGACCAAAATCACTCCAGTCAGAAGGTTAATTCCCAGTGTGGTaggcatcttcttcttcttgcccatAATTGAGATCATCTCATTGATATTGTACAAGTGGAAACCGCCAGGGGTACGCTCGACATCCTGACGTCGATTAGGATCTTGGTGGAAGTGCATATTAACTGGAGAAGCCGGATGCTCATATGTCGGAGACGGCGAAGCAGGCGCGCGCGGCCGAGCAGGGAGAGCAGGGGATCGGATAGGCTCGTCGTCGGATTCTGGGGGCTCGCTGAACGTAACGGAAGCGCGAGGAGGTTTCGGGGGGGCTGCAGACTGTTGAGAGGCTGCACGGGCATGCATAACACCCgcgagagcagcagcaggaccCGCCAGAGCGGGTGCAGCGCTGCTCGGTAGGTCCGGAGATGCCGtctcgggctcgggctcgggggCTGGAGCAGGTTGCGGCCTCGAAGGTAGAGCTGGGGGGGCGGGAGGCAACGACGGTGCTGGAGGTTCTTCAGAGCCACCGATCTCGATGTAATTAGACGGAACGAAGCCATATtcgccgtcgaggccggTGAGGATCCAGTCGGGGTCTGACGTATCGTACACCTCGAGCTGAGCGTCTTCGGGAAATGagagctcctcgtcggtcTGACGCGTATAATCGTAAAGGGCGCGGGCGTGCTCTACAGGTTTGGCCTTTGgggaaggaagaaaagaagatcAGTATCATCGTGATGGCACATGAATATGAGGCCCAGTCAAGGCCAACTCACCTGTTCAACATAGTTGTTAGGCACGAGGCCTGTCGgctcgtcctcatcgtcagcgccggccttcttctttgctttCCACCAGCCATCGTCGCCATTCTTGTCGAGGACGTAGAGCAGATCGCCGTCGTTGATTGcgagctcgccctcggcctgAGGCGCGTAGTCATAGACGGCCCGGTACACCCCCAGAAACCCCATGTCGGAGAGTCGTGAGTCGGCTCAGTAAGCTGCACCGCGGGCGGATGTGCTTCGAGAAGGGATCCGCTGGGAATTTGCTAACGAGCAGGGCGaagggaggaggggggacgAGTAGAAGCGGAAagatgcgatgcgatgcgatgcgaaGTGACGCAGTGCGTCGTTTGTCTGAGGAGCGAGCAACGGCTAGGTAGGTATGGACCGACCCGACGCACCTTCCCCCTACCAAGTTCGAGAACCTGAGCCTCCTGGACAAGTCGTTAGGTAGGTGCCTACCTGTTTAGGCATAGCGCCAACGTGGTTAAGCTGGTGTCGAATTAACGCTGTTTGCGCACACAGTGATATACCTAATTCGCTACTATCACGGTGCGGATTTTGCGTCACCCCTTACTTTGGCAGCATTTTCTCCATTGCTTCGGTGACGAGGTGGTTGGGCTTCCATCCAAAGTCGAACCCTGGAACTCCACTGGATCCCCGCAAGCAGGTCCAACGTCAGCTCCCTTCCATAGGCCCTTTCCAGAAGATGGATTTGTACACAGCATGCCTCAGCCACATGCTTTCGTCAACATCGCCGCCGTCTCACCGGCCTACTTGCTCACCTGCGCTGCGTTCTAGGCACCTAACGTCACACAAGGCAACCGAAATAAGTGCCGTGGCCGAGAAATTAGACATATGGAGTACCAGGTCGCTCAGATGAGTCTATCCGGCTGTCGCGGATGAGCAAGGAGCAGGACAACCTTACACAACTGCGTATGCATCTGTTTGCAGGTATTCCAAGTTCCCCACTACGCAACTTGCAGTAAGCAACAAGGCATTTGCACCACTGTTCAATATCGTATTTGAAGCAGAAGTCACCATTGGGTCAATCACGGTGGGCGATGTTCTTCAAACTTCATATACCGTTGTCCAAGATCCCGGAGCCACTCTCTAGCACAGCAGCACCTCGAAAGCTCATATCGCTGAGGTACAATATGTCTAGGGCACAAACCCACATGTGGTGTACTCATCTTCTACGCACATACTTCACCTATGCATCCATGAGAGCTGAAAGACTATCGGTTTCGAAAGCCCGGCCTGGGAGCCGATTAACCAAGAAAAGACCCATTCTACAGTTCCCAACCGTACCTATTTGATCAGAGTCTTGAAAACGTTACTGTCTATATAGTCCCGCCGTGTCAACCCAACCTATACCAAACTCACATGACTCTACGAACCTATCCAGTGTGCCTTGCGCAAGGCATTTCTCTGCCTAGTGATATCCAGTCAGGATGTATCGGGCCCAAAAACATCGTCAGATGTCGTCCGGCCTTCAGCAGCCTGGCCCAAGTTGCGGAGGCTACCAGTGCGATGTCCTCGTGTGAAGATTCCTGGGAACATCCTCGGATCGCTTCCCGACAGGTGAAGATCTGCCATGGCATCGCTAGTCCAGGTCTGGTCTCGGCCAGTCGATAATCCAGTAGGTGATCCTACGGTTGCGGCATGATAGCTAGCCGACGGGGACGCTTCCACATTCGAGGGCTCATCACCAGAGGGAAGACCCGCGCCGGTGGACTGCCCGGCCATGTACACTGCTGACTCTGACATCTTACTATCAGTGCCACCAGGTTGGGCCGAGAACTCGCTGTTAGCATTGTAGTGGACATATTTTGCTAGCCTGTGAGGTAAAGGGTTAGCGCCAGGAAGGGCATCAAGAGACCAAGGTTGTGACTTACACCTCCCTCTCCTGCATCAGTGTGAAGTGCCGGAACTCTTCACGCCGGTCAGGAACATTTGTCTTGACCATGGTGTTTCCTTCTCGGCCCGGCTTGTCACAGCCTGGTCCCAGCCACTGCTCCTTGACAGACAACTCGTAGCCACTCTGCTTAACCGAGTTCTTCGCCAGTTCGCACATGTCGACGGGACTAAGCTTGTAAATCTGCGCAGCCACTGCATATTCCTCAATGAGAGGCTCCTTTGTGAAGGCAAACTGCAAAGGATCATCCGTAGAAAGTGACACGTTCAAGCCTCGCTTGAAATACTGGTGGAAAGGGTTCCGTTCATATGCCAAGAACAAAGCATTGTTACTGAGCGGCGACATGGCGATGCCAATCTGTTCCAGATAAAACATGTACTGTAAAAGAGGCACCTTACGAAGGAGCAATCCGTGGCTGATGCTGTGACAGCAAAGGGCGGCAACAGCCAGATGCTCACTGTCGCCAGCCTCTCCACAGTGTGGCCGTAGGACAAGAGTATTGAAGCCACGCTTCTTGCGCCAGTAGTTCAGAGATACCAGGTTAGAGTAGAGGTAGTAGATCCAATAGCTGTAAGGCGGGTTCTGCTTAGTGTCCCAGACCTTTGGCACGGGGAACTTTTTGAAGAGGCGTCGTTCAACCTTACTCTCATCGTCGACACTATCAAAGCCAATCACCCTTTGGAGGAAGATGTGTAGCTTTGGGTGGCTTGAAGGGTCCTTGGTAACCTCAAAAAGAGGCTGGAAAACGTTCTTCACCACCTGCTCAAACGTCTCCATCAAGCCACTAGCTTTGTAGACGTCGTAGAGACGGGGGATCTGGATCAACCAGCGAACGTTGTGCGAGAAGAGCTTGTTGTCAACTACCCAAGCAGCGAGCTTGTCCCACTCGTCAATGGACTTGCCATAGATTGAGATTCGCCACTCAACCATCTGGTACTTGCTCGACTCAAGGTCAGAAATGACCTCCTTGGTGATCTCGGCCAAGTACCGGCCGTGAATGAAGTTGTCCGTCTTGAGAAAGATGGTACGGAGACGAGACTCGCCGATCGGGTTATACTTGAGGTTGAACTTGTCAAATCGATGGAACGAATCGGTATGAGCCTGTGAAAGTCAGCCGCGTATCTCGAAACAGCTGGATCCGGAGAACGCGAAACTTACGTGCATATCAAGAGTGTCAATGCTGAGGTCATAGGCGGTCAAGTTGATACTGGCAAAGACCTCGGCCAGGGTGAGGTGCTTTCCGTCACGGAATAGTACCACCTCGTTGGGGAACTTCTTCATCTTACTCTTGATGAAGCGCAACAGATGCTTCTGATTCATGCATGCCGAGTGGTGAACGTGAGTATCAACCTTTCGAACATTGTAAAAATCACGATGGGGCACCTTCTTGCTGTCCGCCGTTTCTTGATACTCGTTGAGAAGGACATAGAGGTTGAACTTGCCTTCAAGATACTGGAGACGTCTGAATGCGAAACTCTTGCTGGGTCCATCGGAGGAGACATCCAAGATGTCGTCCAGGTCCATGTAGAACTCCCTGATTGTAGGAACTCGGATCGAAGGCTCCTCAGCATCGCGCTCAAACACCTGGTAGACTCCACTATCATCTAGCTTGTATGTGCGCCCGTCGTTGCTGGGAAGGGGTAGCAAATCGGCAATATCAAAGTCCTCGCCGATGTCTTCGCCTGGCCTCCGCTTTCGCACTGGTCGCTTGCTCTCCCGAGTCTCTGATCGTGATTGACCACCGGGTGCCTCTTTGTTGCCATTCAATCCTGCGTTCTCTTGACCAGGAATATGCTCTGCAGCACCAGCTTGATGGTGCGAACGTTGCTGCCATGCAGGCTCAGGTGGGGGAGGATAAATGTCCCATTCAGGGTCATCTTTTGGGTTGTCTTCCGGCCCCTGCAGCGAAAGCGCAATGTATTTGCGTCGAAGATCCAAAATCCTTTGGATGTTCTTGGAAATGGCACTGAGCTCAGCAGTGATGTGGGGTTCAGTGTCGAAGAGACCTCCAGCAGGCAACCCAGCAGCAGGGCCGTCGCCTACTCGTGGTTCCTGCGCGATAGTTCCAGCTCGAGTAGGGGGCACTGAAGGGTGGCTAGGAGGATAAGGCGCAGGATGAGGCTCAATCCTTGTGGGCGACTGTGTGATCGCTGCAGGGTCGATAGCGGGGCCTGGCATCTCCAATCCAGGCGCAAAGGAATCAACGCGACGGCCATTGGAGTCTAGAACCATAGAATCTGCGCCATACTCGGTCGCAGGGCGAGAGCTGGAGGCCAGAAAGGGACTCTGAGGTATCGACTGGCTGCCAGCACCACCGCCACTTCGCAGATCGGCCTTGTTTCGGTGATAAAAGAACTTCGCGTCCGTCTGGCTCATCTGACGCTCAGCGACGGGGTCGTAGAATGTTGTTCTCTTTGGAAGGTCCCGCAACAGCATTCCGTCTTCGAGATCGTCGTCACTGTGGTCGGGGTGCGAACCAGCGTCGGACGCTGCTTGCTCGTCGGAGGCGCCATGGCCAGTCGCCCCAGAGTCCCGGGcctcctcgccttcttcatccgACTCGCGAGTTCGTACGTCGAGAGCTGCGGATTCACTCTCTTCAAAAATGGCGTTGCCTGGAGCAATTATTTGGTCAGAACAGCTGTCAATTGCTGCGAGTTTGAGTCGAAGGGAGACCAAAGCATCGAGTGTAGTAGTGTTGAAGAGGGGCAGAGGAGCTACGTACCAGGCATAATGATCTTGTACACTGATCAAATCCAAGCTTATTGATAGGAAATGGAGCACTTTTGGCGCATGAATTGTCTCGCGAAAGAGAATTAATACTCCTCGAACAGTCCGGGTTTGATTGACAGAGGCGGGACGGCACGAAAGAGGAGGTCTTTGAGGAGGCGTGCAAGTAAGAAGTAAGGCAGTGAGACAAGGTATGACGGTGTGACACACCCAGAACAAGGCGGGATGTGGATGAGGGACAGGGTCTGAGGGCGTCGGTGCAATGCCCGCCGCGGGTGGGGCTGGGAGCTCCAGCGCACTAGGCCTGTTGAGGCATGTGCTTCGGTACTGGAGAGACTTGAACCTCGATTGTTCTTTGCAGCCCAAGGAGGTGGCGCTCAATGGTTGGAGGTCTCTCCATCCATTATCGTAGATATTTTGTTTACAATATTTCGTCTTTGGTTCTCACACGAGTCCTGACTCTTATTCGTTTATGGGTCGGCATTGTTGAATCGGCATTAACTCAAGTCAACGAGTTGGTAGAACACTGTTTACTCGGGCAATTCGCTTGCAATCACAACATTCAACTTCCGAGGCACCCAACAAAAGCCTCACTCTCGGTAGCTACAATACGGAACAGGGCTTTTACTCCGACTGGACAATGGTTACCATATAGGTCAGGAGGTAGTGTAACTCTTCCGCTTCTTCCAAAATGAGGCCCAAACTCGCCAGCAATGACGGGGCTCCCGGGTATGTCACGCGTTACACACGAACCCTCGATATGCCGGGCTCGAGCGTTCTAAACGATCACATGGTCCCACGCCCTCCCTAGGACATGCGACACGTTGTCGGAAATCCTTCTAGTCTTCCAAAACAACGTTATTAGTGCTACCGTGATCGACAGTTCGGTAATACGGGGCCTCATCCGGGAACCAGGACTATCCCGGACGGGAGACTACATCATCGCACAGCCTCTAGGTCTCTCGACTGATTCGGAATCCGGCTGCTGGTTACCGTGGGGGTACTCCGGGGAACCTGACCCGGAATAAGGCAGGGCCCAAGGCCTGGGTAACCAGATCTCTCATGCGAACTATGCTCTGACTCGAAGCGAGACAGGGCTACTAAGTTGAGTCAAAGATGATCACGAGGTTCAGGGGAAGACCCAAGTTTCCTAATACGTACCCAACCGCCCAGATGAAGTGTTGTTTAGGGAGAACGTAGTCATAGGCATCTGATCTCCGCTCAGAATGTCGTCTCGAGGActgccaagatggttgaCCTCTGGCCGCCACTCTCATCCTATGCTCATTACGTTCCAACCACAGGGCCGTCTTTCACTATTAATTTGCAGAAAGGGCATATTCGCCGTCGAAGATAGGATACCATGTGGGTTCCTCATCAGTGTACGGCAAACCGAGTTATGAAGGACAGATACCTCGGAGTCATGAATAGATAGGTACCTACCTAGTGGCCACCTACTTCACAAATAACTTGACAAGTTATTGTTGAAACTACCGTTGAGAATACTGTAATTGCTCATTCACGGGCCGAGATGTACGCATCATGCCTATCGATGATGAAGCACAAAGCCTGATGGATTTGAGCGCATTGAGCCCCTAGGCTTTGGATATGAAGCCTTTACTGTTAAAATTATGGAGACTTTTAGTATGAAACTTGAATCCCTATTTTGGGTGGCATAAAGTCAACATATAATACTTCGACATGAGTTCCATGTGTATCCCAGACGCATTTGTATTCAATCTCAAGCCTCAATGCCCAGTTATCAAGTCACTCTGCACATGTTGCTACAGTCTTTCAGGGAAGATAAAACCTGACTCGATACCCCCATTCATCAACCCAACCCTCATCTGTCCCTTCCCTCCCCTATTGGCCCTGAAATAGTAAGGAACAAATATTAGGTCCTGTGGTGTGGCAGAGTCTCCATCAACCTTGAGGGAAGCATGAGTGGAAATAGATTGCTTCCAGCATTTGCTCTGCAAAGCCACATATTCTTCTCCAGTCTTTTCATCGgtcaccatcttctcaaccACTTTCGAGTCTGTTCGGAGGAAAACATCCTTGAAGTGGTTGGTCTCCCATGGATTGTCGGCATCTTCGACACAGTACACAATTGGCCCACGAGCGAGTGTCAGAGTCCGCTGATTCGTGTATGGGTGAGGCGAGAGGTATCTAGGCTCGAAGCCGAGGACTTGAAGAGAGAATGAAGGGTTCTCAGAAACATAGGCAGGGTCCAGGCAGATGTACCCCTTTTCGACCTTGACTGTGCCTGGCTGCGGATATGGTGTCAAGATATACGCCCCATTAGACCATGCTGGAAGACGCAGTCGGACAACGGCTCGCAGAGAAGATGGAACTGAGAGCTGGAAGTCTACCTTGCCCTCCCATGGCCAGTTAGACCTCTGCTGGAGGGTTACAGGCAACCCATTGGCATCGAAGGTAAGCTCAGCACCAGTGTACAAGTGTACGTTGACGAAGACATTATCCGCTTCGTGGCCGTAATCCCACAGATAGCCACCTAGACTACCGAAGAGTCTGGTCAGATTAGGGGGGCAGCAAGCGCACCAGAACCACTCTTCACGCACGCTCTTGTCGGCTTCGGTACTAGCCAGCTGATTAACGTACGTAAAGGCCTTTCCATCAAGGCTCATCGCAGTCATGACGGTGTTGTACAGGCACAGCTCCATGATGTCGGCATAGTGggcgtcgaggtcaagatgcAAGATCCGCTCGGCAAGCATCATGACGGCGATGGAAACGCAAGTCTCGTTGTAGCAGCCGCCCTCATCTGCTCCTTGAGGGAGAAAATAGTCGATGCCGAATCCTTCCCACTGCTTGATGGCACCGACGCCTCCTGTCATGTACATCTTCTTGTCGACCATGTTGTTCCACAGCCTGTGCAGGGCTTCAGACCAACCTTCTGCATTGGGGATGGGCCGGCCGTCCTCCTTCGAGAGGTAAAGCATATCGGCAACTGCAGTAAGCAGATAGTTAGCCCGGACAGCATGTCCCTCAATGGTCTTTTGCTCGACAATTGGAGAATCCGCCTGGCAGTACCAAAGGGTGCCATGCTCAGGGTAAGCATCAGGTCGTTGCCATGAGatctctcctcttttctccatctcccaatCATAGTAATGCTTGCCATCCTGTCCCTTTGGATTTCCCCGCTCTGTCAGAAAGTACTGTGCCAACTCAAAGGCGTCGGTACTCCCAGTTGCTTTGTAGAGACGAAACAGAGCAAGTTCAATCTCAGGGTGACCGGGGTATCCCCTTAACTGGCCCTCACCAGGGCCAAATCGCTTCCGAATGTGGGCTACATACTTCCCAATTGGCTCGATGAGTAGGTTGTTGTGATAGTAACCCTCGTGGGCGACAGCAGCCTCAATAAGATGGCCAGCATTGTACCTATTACCATCAGTAAGGAGTAAGTATGGAGGTAGATTTCGCTCAACAACTTACATCTCATGCATATCTCTGAGATTGTACCATCGTTTATCAGGCTCGACTACAGTATAATGGACGTTCAAGTAACCGTCTTCCTGCTGAGCTCCTCTGATCATCCCCACAAGCTCACATATTGTCTTATCAATCTCGGCATCATAGTCGTCAGCGAGAAAATAGCAGGCTCCTTCGATCCATTTGGCAATATCGCTATCCCAGAAGAGATGAAAAGGCACCGGCCACATGGACTTGTCTGCGTAGATAGGATGCCACTTGAGCTTGAAGCAGTCATATCGGCCAGTTGACCGCAACTGCTCCAGCTGGGCGTGGACCGTGGTACGAGAAACAGTCTTTCGTCTCCTTGAGAGGACCGAGTCCCCCTTGAAGGTTGTCTGGCGAAAGGTGGTTTGTGGATGAGACATGCCGGGTCAGGTCAGAGGTTTAAAGACTGGAAGTGAAGAGAAAGGTGATGAACAAACGTGTTGTCGGCTGCTCAACGCTCCCCTCATATACTTCCAGAACATGTGCTTTAGTAACACCAATGCATCATGTCTCATGCGCCAAGATGGAACTACCTACCATGTTGCCCAATGCCCTGATCAAGCCTTCCGGCCTTCGGGTTAGATGTCGGAGATGATCCCGATAAGCGCTCGAATGGCATCGTCTATACTTCGACTTTCGTATCAGAAGGATCACAAATCTCTAGCCCCGCACACTGCAGCTGAACTCGAACGGCGTTGGGGGCCTCGAAAGTACCCATCCCCCAACCGAAGAATGCGAGGTTGGGGGAATGGGTGATCTTCAGCCTCCGGAGTATTCTTTAAAACCGGGCCTAGTATTGCTATCTTAAGACCGACCTTATCGTTACTCTTGTTTTGAATACAGTCTAAACCCACCCCGTCTTGTTGTGCTGGCTGCTAGCATAACGAGACATGCATGTTGTGGTATCTTTTGTTCCAATCTAATGGGTATCATAATGCCATAGATACTCTATCTATCCCACTTCCCTATCACCTCTCTAGTTCTCTACCTCCCTCTAACATACTTCTATTGAACCAAAAACACCACATCTACACCCTAATGGTGATTCGCAATGCAGATATATAAATACACTGGTGCAAGTTACTCAACTCGCCTTTTCTGGGCGCTCCTGGGGCGTCTTTTCCACCTCCGGCTTCTTTCGTGAGCCCACAGAGTAAAGGCCGCCAGCACTAAACACGATGATGGCACCAAC harbors:
- a CDS encoding AMP deaminase — translated: MPGNAIFEESESAALDVRTRESDEEGEEARDSGATGHGASDEQAASDAGSHPDHSDDDLEDGMLLRDLPKRTTFYDPVAERQMSQTDAKFFYHRNKADLRSGGGAGSQSIPQSPFLASSSRPATEYGADSMVLDSNGRRVDSFAPGLEMPGPAIDPAAITQSPTRIEPHPAPYPPSHPSVPPTRAGTIAQEPRVGDGPAAGLPAGGLFDTEPHITAELSAISKNIQRILDLRRKYIALSLQGPEDNPKDDPEWDIYPPPPEPAWQQRSHHQAGAAEHIPGQENAGLNGNKEAPGGQSRSETRESKRPVRKRRPGEDIGEDFDIADLLPLPSNDGRTYKLDDSGVYQVFERDAEEPSIRVPTIREFYMDLDDILDVSSDGPSKSFAFRRLQYLEGKFNLYVLLNEYQETADSKKVPHRDFYNVRKVDTHVHHSACMNQKHLLRFIKSKMKKFPNEVVLFRDGKHLTLAEVFASINLTAYDLSIDTLDMHAHTDSFHRFDKFNLKYNPIGESRLRTIFLKTDNFIHGRYLAEITKEVISDLESSKYQMVEWRISIYGKSIDEWDKLAAWVVDNKLFSHNVRWLIQIPRLYDVYKASGLMETFEQVVKNVFQPLFEVTKDPSSHPKLHIFLQRVIGFDSVDDESKVERRLFKKFPVPKVWDTKQNPPYSYWIYYLYSNLVSLNYWRKKRGFNTLVLRPHCGEAGDSEHLAVAALCCHSISHGLLLRKVPLLQYMFYLEQIGIAMSPLSNNALFLAYERNPFHQYFKRGLNVSLSTDDPLQFAFTKEPLIEEYAVAAQIYKLSPVDMCELAKNSVKQSGYELSVKEQWLGPGCDKPGREGNTMVKTNVPDRREEFRHFTLMQEREVLAKYVHYNANSEFSAQPGGTDSKMSESAVYMAGQSTGAGLPSGDEPSNVEASPSASYHAATVGSPTGLSTGRDQTWTSDAMADLHLSGSDPRMFPGIFTRGHRTGSLRNLGQAAEGRTTSDDVFGPDTS
- a CDS encoding Actin cytoskeleton-regulatory complex protein SLA1, which gives rise to MGFLGVYRAVYDYAPQAEGELAINDGDLLYVLDKNGDDGWWKAKKKAGADDEDEPTGLVPNNYVEQAKPVEHARALYDYTRQTDEELSFPEDAQLEVYDTSDPDWILTGLDGEYGFVPSNYIEIGGSEEPPAPSLPPAPPALPSRPQPAPAPEPEPETASPDLPSSAAPALAGPAAALAGVMHARAASQQSAAPPKPPRASVTFSEPPESDDEPIRSPALPARPRAPASPSPTYEHPASPVNMHFHQDPNRRQDVERTPGGFHLYNINEMISIMGKKKKMPTTLGINLLTGVILVAPEHASDGPSQEWTADRMTHYSREGKHVFMELVRPSKSVDFHAGAKDTAEEIVSALGELAGAVRAEGLREVIMAGTQGSSGGGQKKGQVLYDFMAQGDDEVTVAVGDEVIILDNTKSEEWWQVRRLKNGKEGVVPSSYIEITGTISSSSAGINSAKSLVEQNRLEEIRLTKEAIKASKEPQQVGPGMPLPKRGSSLMARENGSNSGQQRSRRENGRSDGSSQPRSKPKPDSSKVRTWTDRSRSFSVEAQFLGLKDGKIHLHKMNGVKIAVPISKMSREDLEYVENLTGISLEDDKPLADVKRARTAEKKSSESSTTAGVTIEKNKSDYDWFQFFLSCEVAVGLCERYAQAFIKDSMDESVLSDVDASTLRALGLREGDIIKVMRHLDTKYGRTRGGKRGVSFAEGDGEGASGGLFSGPGGALRNNTRKGRPAPAVQTSDVVDASAFSKSDGSKAADEDAKSPIQTSPANKSPEPRQAASSGFDDDAWDVKPSKQQPPPQSQPQPPAESAPKPAPEPSPASPPPTQALTGSMKELSLLSAPLEPTKTEPTPPAPKVEVAPEQTAASVPTTQPLGGATPSFFTSVAQARQRPAPPQASVNQASLVPPPPQRPLSAPQTAQPSGFAPPPMVPQMTGALQGQVALPGQSLNEITQARLQQQYTAQMQPAMTGFPGPQGPQPMMPFPTGAGQFMQPMMTGMQAPNQFQPMQAQPTGFQPSFSATQSMYGAPPGGINSYLPPALEPQRTGMPGLPPQVTGMGGMNNTMNNTMTPQPLVPQQTGPPPPVRFGVSNEPKKLAPQPTGRRANLAQATPQNPFGF